A window of the Paraburkholderia sp. ZP32-5 genome harbors these coding sequences:
- a CDS encoding aldehyde dehydrogenase gives MDTALPNHLNAQLFIDGEWTDAESGRTMDVVNPATGGVIGALAAATAGDVDRAVQAAQRAFDGGAWRDMPVQQRARILNRFADLFEADLEQFYKLETLNNGRPISETRAQISRLPQFYRYFAALALTRRSDVIPIEGPYLCYTQRVALGVVALMTSFNHPLMILSKSLAPALATGNSVVIKASEQTPLTTVRLVRLLVEAGVPKGVVNVVNGEGREAGAALASHPLIRKVVFTGGTDVGRSIGEAAARNFALTTLELGGKGAVILFDDFDMERAVNGAAFAAFIGAGQTCVCGARILVQRSMYAEFLERFRVKASGIRVGDPTDPKTQLGPVISERSRQRILAMLERGTQTGAKLLTGGTVPQALKTGFFIEPTVMYDVPPESEMGQDEVFGPVTVVIPFDDEADAIRIANATQFGLAASVWTQDVARAHRVASKLEFGMVWVNDHHRLDPASPWGGFKNSGVGRETGIESFDQFSEPRAVTVNTSGKTVDWYADDGELKRLN, from the coding sequence ATGGACACAGCTCTCCCGAATCATCTCAACGCGCAGCTTTTCATCGATGGCGAATGGACCGACGCCGAAAGCGGGCGCACGATGGATGTCGTCAATCCCGCGACGGGCGGGGTGATTGGTGCGCTGGCCGCCGCGACCGCTGGCGATGTCGATCGCGCGGTGCAAGCGGCCCAACGCGCATTCGATGGCGGTGCATGGCGGGACATGCCCGTTCAGCAACGCGCGCGCATTCTGAACCGTTTCGCCGACCTGTTCGAGGCGGACCTGGAGCAGTTCTACAAGCTCGAGACACTCAACAACGGCCGGCCAATCTCCGAAACCCGCGCGCAGATTTCGCGTTTGCCGCAGTTTTATCGCTACTTTGCGGCGCTTGCGCTGACACGCCGTAGCGATGTGATTCCGATCGAAGGCCCGTATCTGTGCTACACGCAGCGAGTTGCGCTCGGCGTCGTTGCGTTGATGACCTCATTCAATCATCCGCTGATGATTCTGTCGAAGAGCCTCGCGCCCGCGCTGGCGACTGGCAACAGCGTCGTCATCAAGGCATCGGAGCAGACGCCGCTGACGACCGTCCGTCTGGTTCGTTTGCTCGTTGAAGCGGGCGTGCCGAAAGGCGTCGTCAATGTCGTAAATGGCGAAGGGCGGGAGGCGGGCGCGGCACTGGCGAGTCATCCGCTGATTCGCAAGGTCGTGTTCACCGGCGGCACGGACGTCGGGCGCTCGATCGGCGAGGCAGCGGCGCGCAATTTCGCGCTGACCACGCTCGAACTCGGCGGCAAGGGTGCGGTGATCCTCTTCGACGACTTCGATATGGAACGCGCGGTGAACGGCGCCGCGTTCGCTGCGTTCATCGGTGCGGGACAGACGTGTGTATGCGGCGCGCGCATTCTCGTGCAACGGTCGATGTACGCGGAGTTCCTCGAACGTTTTCGCGTCAAGGCATCCGGCATCCGCGTCGGCGATCCGACCGATCCGAAGACGCAACTCGGTCCGGTCATTTCCGAACGCTCGCGTCAGCGCATTCTCGCGATGCTGGAACGCGGGACGCAAACGGGTGCGAAACTGCTGACCGGTGGGACCGTGCCGCAAGCGTTGAAGACGGGCTTCTTCATCGAGCCGACCGTCATGTACGACGTGCCGCCGGAGTCGGAAATGGGTCAGGACGAGGTGTTCGGACCGGTTACCGTCGTGATTCCCTTCGACGATGAAGCGGATGCCATTCGGATCGCCAACGCGACGCAGTTCGGTCTGGCGGCATCGGTGTGGACGCAGGATGTCGCGCGCGCTCATCGCGTGGCGTCGAAGCTGGAGTTCGGGATGGTGTGGGTCAACGATCATCACCGGCTCGATCCGGCCTCGCCGTGGGGCGGATTCAAGAATAGCGGAGTGGGGCGCGAGACCGGTATCGAGTCCTTCGATCAGTTCAGCGAGCCGCGCGCCGTCACGGTCAATACGAGTGGCAAGACGGTGGACTGGTATGCGGACGACGGCGAGTTGAAGCGGCTGAATTGA
- a CDS encoding DUF2306 domain-containing protein, protein MNRALFAATWISMACFAIYIVIFYGGAIPAHALDDWNLLLPDVYVKGAFVQTAAIAAHFLAGAVLLAIGPAQIVTGQRGTMPKLHRVMGRVYAIAAGVAGFGGLTYIVLQGTVGGTVMNIGFSLYGVSVIVAAIETYRNARRKQFDRHRAWAIRLVALAIGSWLFRLDYGLWLKAIHGLGHSHSYRGPFDQVMAFFFYVPNLLIAEMIIRRREPSSRSHVTLNVVTGAATVLVGTSTYLFAASYWWPHIAARLGIA, encoded by the coding sequence ATGAATCGCGCGCTGTTCGCCGCGACGTGGATCAGCATGGCGTGCTTCGCGATCTATATCGTCATCTTTTACGGCGGCGCGATCCCAGCTCACGCGCTCGATGACTGGAACCTTCTGCTGCCAGACGTCTACGTGAAGGGAGCATTCGTCCAGACCGCTGCAATCGCCGCGCACTTTCTCGCAGGAGCCGTACTGCTCGCCATTGGACCCGCTCAAATCGTGACCGGCCAACGCGGCACGATGCCAAAGCTGCATCGTGTGATGGGGCGTGTCTACGCAATTGCCGCCGGGGTCGCGGGGTTCGGGGGATTGACGTACATCGTGCTACAGGGAACCGTGGGCGGCACCGTGATGAACATCGGATTCTCGCTCTATGGTGTGTCCGTGATCGTCGCTGCGATCGAAACGTACAGGAACGCGAGACGAAAGCAATTCGACCGCCACCGTGCGTGGGCGATACGGCTGGTCGCCCTTGCGATCGGCTCGTGGCTTTTCAGGCTGGACTATGGGCTGTGGCTCAAGGCAATTCACGGCCTTGGGCATTCGCACTCGTATCGCGGGCCGTTCGACCAGGTGATGGCGTTTTTCTTCTATGTGCCCAATCTTCTCATCGCCGAGATGATCATCCGCAGGAGGGAACCGTCTTCGCGATCGCACGTGACATTGAACGTGGTGACCGGTGCCGCGACCGTGCTCGTGGGCACTTCGACGTATCTGTTCGCGGCTTCGTACTGGTGGCCGCACATCGCGGCGCGGCTCGGTATCGCGTGA